In the genome of Bremerella sp. JC817, the window TTGTTTTCTTTCTTCGTTGATCGCCGTTTTTCGACCCTCGAAACACCCTTGGCCGGGCTGTTTGGCCTGTCGCGCGACTCGCTTTGTCTGCCAGGCAGCGTGGCCGGTTTCAGGGTCGTTCCTTCTTTCACCGGAGCCTTCTTGATGCCTCGTACCGATCCCAACTTGCCGCCACGCTGCATGGCGGACGATTGCCAGCGGCCGGCTCACGCTCGCGGGCTGTGTTCTTCCCACTACCAGGCCGCCCTGCGTGTCATTCAGCAGACCGAGCTCACCTGGGAGGTCATCGCCCAGTCTGGCATGTGTCGCCAGCAAGCCAAGGCAGGTCGCGGTCGTTGCCGGTTTGCCCGTCGGTTGGTCGGGCTGGCGCAGCGACTTACCGGCGGGGCTGCGTCTACGGAAGCTGGCGACAGCAACGACATCGCCGCTGGCACTTCTCCTTCGTGCGAAGCGACCTGACTCGATCGCGTCGGTTCGCTTGCCTGCTGCGGTTGTTTTGTTTCGTCCCTTGGTTTGAAAGGTCTCGCCCATGTCTGATTCGTCGACCAATCCACCTCTCGCGGAAGATCGTCAGCGGCTGCAACAGGCCTGGGACGATGCCTTGGCGATGCAGGATGGGCAAACATTCTCCGGCGGTCGGCATCGTCGGCAGTCGTTCACCCAAGAGTGGAAGGCGCAGCAGCCGGAAGCCTCGGCCGATCGGCGCCAACAGGTACCGCCGGCAGATGAATGTTCGCGTCCGACTCGTTAACTCTTCTTCAGGATGGTTGGTTCGATGCAGCATTTGATTTCGCAGCAGCGCGTTCATCAGCTTCGCGAGAAAGCCCATGCCGGCTGGAAGCTGACCCTGCGTGCCCAGGGATGTCTCGCCACGTTTCGCACGCTGGGCGATCCGGTCGCTTTGGATCAGGCCGAGCAAACACTCAAGTCGCTGGAGGAACACCTTCACGCGATGGCCAATGGTGCGGAGAGCCGTTGTTGTTCCGCATTGAAATCGCCTTGTCACGGCTCGCCAGCTTGATGGCTGGGCCGGCTGTGCTCGTTCGTTTCGGTTTCGTTCGTTTTTCTTTCTCCCCCAGGAATTACCATGCTTGTTCTTACTCGACGTGCCCAGGAAGAGATCCGTATTGGCGACCAGATTCGCGTGGCGGTCCTTTCGGTTCGCGGCGGCCAGGTTCGCCTTGGGATCACTGCTCCGCACGCGCTGCGGATTGAACGTCACGACTTCACGCCTCCCCCTGCTCGCGGACCGGCCGCGGCTTTGGAAGGCTCTGTCCCATCTGCTTCCATCGATCGACCGGCAAGTGATTCGCCGGCGCTGAACGAGACTCCGCAGACCGATTAACGCTGCCGCGTGAAGGCTGTCGGCTTCTTCGGTTCGCCCCTTTCTCGTTCGCCACTTTGCCCAGGGAATCTCGCGATGAAACAGATTTTGACCACCAATCGCATGCAGTCGTTCAAGATGTGTCGCCGCAAGCATTACTTCGAGTACGAGCTCGGTCTGCGGCAGCAGGTCGATGCCCGGTCCTTGCGGATCACCACCGCCGGGCGTGCCGCGCTGCATGCCTTGCAGCACGAACGTTCGTTGGTGGCGGCGCTCGACGCGCTGCGACCTTTCTACGAACCTTGCCCACCGGCGAGCGATCGTCGCGAGTGGGATTACGAACGCGAGACGGTGGCCTGTTTGATCGCCGGGTATCGCTGGCGTTGGGGCGAACCGTTGACGATGATTGCCCGGCCGAAGCGCTTTCAGTTGCCGGTAATCAATCCGCAGACCGGCGCCGCGTCGACCATCTGGGACACGGCCGGGCAGTGGGATGGCATCGCGAAAATGCCCAACGGGCAGACGGTGGTCGTCAAGCATCGCTTCACCGCCGAAGACCTTTCGAGCGAAGGTTCGTTCTGGACGCGGCAGCAGCTTGATCATCGCGTGACGCATCTGCTCGACGCCGGTCGCCAGCTCGGGCACACGCTCGACGGCGTGCTGCTCGACGTGATTCGCAAGCCGCTCATTCGACCTGGCACGCTGCCGATGCTGGACGAAGCAGGCCACAAAGTGGTAGTCGATCGCAGCGGTCATCGCGTCTTCAATCCCAACGGCCAGCCACGGCAAACGGCCCATGCGGCGAAAGGTTTCACGCTGCAAACGCGACCGATGACACCGCTGGAATGGGGCGAGAAGCTGCTGGAAGACATCGGCCAGCGGCCCGAGTTTTACTACGCCCGCCAGGTGATCTCGCGCCGCGACGAAGAGATCGCCGAGATGCAGTCCGAGGCGTGGGAAGTGCAGCAAACGATCCGCGACGCTCAAAACAAACAGCGTTGGTTCAAGACGGTCAGCCGCGATACCTGTTCGCTGTGCAGCTTCCTCACGCTTTGCACGTCGCAGTTCGATCCGCAGCAAGGCACCCCGCGCGGGTTCGTCCGCCTCGACGATGTGCATCCCGAGCTTCAGGGAGAATTCGATCGCCCGAAAGGTTCGTGCTGCCAACCACCTTCCGCCACCAGGCCCGAAGATGTCATCGCCACGCCGGTACCAGCAGCCCGCCCCACCGACCACCCAGAACGAATCCCCCCAGCCAACGAGGCTTTCCAAACGCCACCAATCCGAACCATCCCCGAGGATGACATCCCGTTCTAAGCATCCCCATCATGTCCCCTCGCCCCTTCGGGGAGAGGGCGAGGGGACAGAACATTTTTCCAACACCTATCCACTTAGTCTCCAGGAGTTCTTCATGACTCGTCCGACTGACGAGAGGCGTTTGCCTGGCAGTTCGCCGCCTGATTCTGTTTGTCCAGAGTTGCTTCAGGTTGTGGTCGAGTGCGACTGCGAGGAGCAGCAGCGGGCTTTGTTCGAAGAACTGGTTGCCCGGGGGTTGGTATGCCGACTGTTGATGCTGTAGTGCGGTGCCCGATCGCGCCGACCTTTCGTGTTTCGCAGCTTGCTGGAATGTTCGATCTGCCGCCGGAGCCTCACACCGAGCGGCGATTTCAGGTCGAACTGCCGGGACTCGATCAGCCGTGGCAAGTTGGCTTGATCGTCGGTCCTTCCGGTTCCGGCAAGACCACCGTGGCGGCCGCCGCGTATGGTCGCCGGTTGCGAAAACGACTCCGCTGGCGGCGCGATCGGGCGGTGGTCGACGGGTTCGATCGCCGCTTGTCGACGCGTGCCATCACCCAGGCCCTTGTCGCGTGTGGCTTAGGTTCGCCGCCGGCCTGGTGTCGGCCTTATCACACGTTGTCGACCGGCGAACAGTTTCGCGCCGACCTGGCTCGCGGGCTCGCTTCCCCTGGCAAACTGCTGGTTCTGGATGAGTTCACCAGCGTGGTCGATCGCCCCGCCGCGAGGCTCGCTTGTCATGCCGTGCGAAGAGCGCTCGACCGGAAGACGTTCGCCAAGCGGTTGATCGCGGTGACCTGCCATGAAGATGTGGCCCGTTGGCTGCGGCCCGACTGGGTGCTGCGGATGCCAGCGGGAACGTTGACGCGGAGGTGTCTTCGGCGACCGCGACTTCGCCTGGAGATCTTCCGTTGTCGCCACGATGTGTGGCCCATGTTTGCACCGCATCACTATTTGACCAGCAAGCTGAATCACGCCGCGCGCTGTTACGCCGGCCTGGTTGATGGCGAGGTGGCAACCTTCGCCGCGACGCTGAATCACTTTCGACCTGATCGATTGCGGATCAGCCGGTTGGTGACGCTGCCGAAGTTTCAAGGCGTCGGCCTTGGCGGCGCGATGCTCGATGGAATGGGCTCGCTGCTGAGCGAGGCAGGGGCCGAGTCGATCACCATCAACGCAGGCCACCCGGCCGTGATCGGTCACTGCAATCGTTCGGCGAAGTGGGAGTTTCGCCGGCTGTATAAGACCGGCCGCAAGCCAAGCGGGATGTACCTTCAGCATCCCCACTGGAAGACATCGGCCGGCCGCGCGGTCGCCACGTTTCGTTGGAAGTTTTCGTGAACCGTGGCGAACCGATCGCTGCACTTTGTTCCACTCAATCAAGCAGGAGTTCAACCATGTCCGGTAGCTGGATCAAGCTTCACCGCAAATCGCTCGACAGCCGAGTCTTCAGCGACGCCAACCTGTGGAGACTGTTCACGCTGTGCCTGCTGCGAGCCAACTTCCGCCCCGGCTACTTCCAAGGCGAACTGGTCGAAGCCGGGCAGTTTATCACAACCCAGCGAGCACTCGCCGAAGAACTGGGTTGCTCGCGGACTAGTTTGATTCGGTGGATGTCCATCTTGGAAGAGTGGGAATGCCTGAAGGTCGATTACTTGACGCAGACGACGCGCGTCACCGTCGAGAACTATCCGCTTTACCAAGAGCTCGATCCGACATGGGAACCAACCGCTGTACCAGCAAGTGAACCACCAGGTGTACCACGCGATGTACCAGTGGCTGTACCACCAACTGTACCACGGGGTGTACCAGCAGCTGTACCACCAAGTGAACCGCGCGGTGTACCAGAGGTGGTCCCTATAGAAGAAGAAAGAGAAGAACAAAAAGAACCAGAAGAAACAAAAGCCCCGGCGGGGCCCCTTTTGTCCTGTCGGGGGGAAGGGGAGAAGGCTCCGCCGGCAAGAGCTCGCCAGGCGACCTTCGACGCGACCACCTTGCCGATGCCGTTCGCCGGCGAGCCGTTTCGCCAGGCCTGGACGCAGTGGTGCGAGCATCGGCTCGAACGCCGCATGCCGCTGCAGGCCCGTTCCGCCCAGAAGCAGTTGCAGCAGCTCGAGCAGATGGGAGAAGCCAAAGCCCTGGCCGCGATCGAACATTCGCTCACGGCGGGCTACCTCGGCATCTTCGAACCCCCGCGCCCAGCCAACGTGCCACGTGGTTCTGGCGAACTGAAGAGCGTCGCCGAACTGCTCGCCGATCGAACCTTCGATTAGTTGAGCCTCGAACACCCAGGCTCGTACCATCAAACGACGTTCATGTCCCCCCTCCGGTCCCCTCGCCCCTTCGGGGCGAGGGCTAGGGTGAGGGGCAGCCGAGGTACTCGCTTCCCAACCCTC includes:
- a CDS encoding carbon storage regulator, translating into MLVLTRRAQEEIRIGDQIRVAVLSVRGGQVRLGITAPHALRIERHDFTPPPARGPAAALEGSVPSASIDRPASDSPALNETPQTD